A window of Sphingobacterium sp. SRCM116780 contains these coding sequences:
- a CDS encoding sensor histidine kinase yields the protein MKVKVRKYEQLLVTLLGLMAIMGYILQYLNLMPVYTDGFRQYNMIHPNLHFDYTANLFWPRIGVMVLLMVVYFWINLFTLPQIRRTSYRSFFIYLWVLLQLLLLSYLLAIGVNVATYYAHPALNNYGEFSLFALFGYNENPLTDLWQGFNKALIFLSVYGTYAGIREYVIYRIQNSGPKSNYRILIANQISVSICIFLLLPNLVSAFHIINDDSIYRAYFIFIPSVIFVYFSNTYWLFTCFSNKPGISFQFIWRLVISTLFYSLPLFELLLNKAGVAPHLWLINALIQLVVITPVTWILYQQRKDKIRELRGVEIALSKSTADLQFLRSQINPHFLFNVLNTIYATALVDGSKRTANAIQMLGDMMRFMLDDNHLDFIPLDNELDYLRNYIALQKLRIQDSDHINISEDITVEDFSHQIIPMLLIPFIENAFKHGINMNERSWVKINLTCNHDNIRLEVRNSLHLKETNDPEKKHTGIGLQNVKERLILFYEGRHQLSYAATEDEFIVELMIEPTTHKS from the coding sequence ATGAAAGTTAAAGTAAGAAAATATGAACAATTGCTCGTCACCCTTCTTGGTTTGATGGCAATTATGGGTTATATTTTACAGTATTTAAATCTGATGCCAGTTTATACTGATGGATTTCGTCAGTATAATATGATCCATCCCAATCTTCATTTTGATTATACTGCTAATCTTTTTTGGCCACGTATTGGAGTAATGGTATTGTTGATGGTTGTTTATTTCTGGATCAATCTTTTCACCTTACCACAAATTCGACGAACAAGCTATAGATCGTTCTTTATTTATCTTTGGGTTTTGCTTCAATTATTGTTACTGAGCTACCTGCTCGCAATTGGGGTAAACGTTGCAACTTATTATGCGCATCCAGCCTTGAATAACTATGGCGAATTTTCTTTATTCGCTTTATTTGGATATAATGAAAATCCCTTAACTGATTTATGGCAAGGATTTAATAAGGCGCTGATCTTTTTATCCGTATATGGAACTTATGCTGGTATCCGCGAATATGTTATCTATCGTATCCAGAACTCTGGTCCAAAAAGTAATTACCGGATTCTAATCGCTAATCAAATATCTGTTTCAATATGTATTTTCTTATTGCTGCCTAATCTGGTATCCGCTTTCCATATCATTAACGATGATAGCATATACCGTGCTTATTTTATCTTTATACCATCTGTTATATTTGTCTATTTTAGCAATACTTATTGGCTGTTCACGTGTTTTTCAAATAAGCCAGGAATTTCGTTTCAATTTATCTGGAGGCTTGTAATTTCTACATTGTTCTATTCCTTACCCCTCTTTGAATTGCTTTTAAACAAAGCTGGTGTAGCTCCTCATTTATGGCTAATTAATGCCCTAATTCAACTTGTTGTTATCACACCAGTTACCTGGATCCTTTACCAGCAAAGAAAGGACAAGATAAGAGAGTTAAGAGGCGTCGAAATTGCCTTATCCAAATCGACAGCTGATCTACAGTTTTTACGTTCGCAAATTAATCCGCATTTTTTGTTTAATGTCCTGAACACAATATATGCGACTGCCCTGGTAGATGGTTCCAAAAGAACGGCTAACGCAATACAAATGCTAGGAGATATGATGAGATTTATGTTGGATGACAATCATCTCGACTTTATCCCTTTGGATAATGAATTAGATTATCTTAGAAATTATATCGCATTGCAAAAATTGCGCATTCAGGATTCGGATCACATTAATATAAGTGAGGATATAACTGTTGAAGACTTTAGCCATCAAATTATTCCGATGCTGTTGATTCCTTTCATAGAAAATGCTTTTAAGCATGGGATAAACATGAATGAGAGGTCTTGGGTCAAAATAAATCTGACATGCAACCATGATAACATTCGCCTGGAAGTAAGGAACAGTTTACACCTAAAAGAAACAAACGATCCTGAAAAGAAGCATACTGGTATTGGTCTTCAAAATGTGAAAGAACGACTCATACTGTTTTATGAAGGTCGGCACCAGCTCAGTTATGCTGCGACTGAAGACGAATTTATTGTTGAACTAATGATCGAGCCAACAACCCATAAGTCATGA
- a CDS encoding LytR/AlgR family response regulator transcription factor, which produces MNKLRAIAIDDEPLALEVVKNLLDEVPFVELLRSFTKAIDTITFLQENAIDVIFLDIKMPGLSGIEFIRSLSNPPMVIFTTAYSEHAVQSFELDAIDYLLKPFSFSRLLKACNKAMTLHQLKADTSHPVVESLPTLFIKSGYEQVRIDLGDLRYIESVGNYIRFHLTDQTITSRLTMTEAEDLLPVKAFVRIHRSFIVSKTKITKIDKRSVWITELEVPIGISYAPEIENLLKNKT; this is translated from the coding sequence ATGAACAAACTACGAGCGATAGCCATAGACGATGAACCTTTAGCATTAGAGGTCGTCAAAAACTTACTGGATGAAGTTCCATTTGTTGAATTATTGAGATCTTTCACCAAAGCGATTGATACCATTACATTCCTTCAGGAAAATGCCATCGACGTTATCTTTTTGGATATTAAGATGCCTGGTCTCTCAGGTATTGAATTTATAAGATCCCTTTCGAACCCTCCAATGGTAATATTTACTACTGCTTATAGTGAACATGCGGTGCAGAGTTTTGAATTGGATGCTATTGATTATCTACTAAAACCATTTTCTTTTTCGCGCCTGCTAAAAGCTTGCAATAAAGCAATGACATTACATCAATTGAAAGCTGATACTAGCCATCCAGTTGTGGAGTCGTTACCTACTCTATTTATAAAGAGTGGCTATGAACAAGTAAGAATAGATCTGGGTGATCTACGGTATATTGAGAGTGTTGGTAATTATATTCGGTTCCACCTAACGGATCAAACGATTACTTCCCGTCTTACGATGACTGAAGCAGAAGACTTGCTACCAGTAAAAGCCTTCGTCAGGATACATCGTTCATTCATCGTCTCTAAAACAAAAATAACTAAGATTGATAAACGAAGCGTCTGGATAACAGAACTGGAAGTTCCAATTGGCATATCTTATGCCCCTGAAATTGAAAATCTGCTAAAAAATAAAACCTAA